From Yersinia hibernica, a single genomic window includes:
- the clpA gene encoding ATP-dependent Clp protease ATP-binding subunit ClpA, which produces MLNQELELSLNMAFARAREHRHEFMTVEHLLLALLSNPAAREALEACTVDLVALRQELEAFIEQTTPTLPASEEERDTQPTLSFQRVLQRAVFHVQSSGRNEVSGANVLVAIFSEQESQAAYLLRKHDVSRLDVVNFISHGARKDEPGQAPNAENPVNEEQAGGEDRMENFTTNLNQLARVGGIDPLIGRDKELERTIQVLCRRRKNNPLLVGESGVGKTAIAEGLAWRIVQGDVPEVMSECTLYSLDIGSLLAGTKYRGDFEKRFKALLKQLENDKDSILFIDEIHTIIGAGAASGGQVDAANLIKPLLSSGKIRVIGSTTYQEFSNIFEKDRALARRFQKIDITEPTPEETVQIINGLKPKYEAHHDVRYTAKAIRAAVELSVKYINDRHLPDKAIDVIDEAGARSRLMPVNKRKKTVNVSDIESVVARIARIPEKTVSASDRDVLKNLSDRLNMLVFGQDKAIEALSEAIKMSRAGLGHEHKPVGSFLFAGPTGVGKTEVTVQLAKALDIELLRFDMSEYMERHTVSRLIGAPPGYVGYDQGGLLTDAVIKHPHAVLLLDEIEKAHPDVFNLLLQVMDNGTLTDNNGRKADFRNVILVMTTNAGVRETQRTSIGFKQQDNSTDALEEIKKVFTPEFRNRLDNIIWFNHLSPAVIQQVVDKFIVELQAQLDAKGVSLEVSEEARDWLSDKGYDKAMGARPMARVIQENLKKPLANELLFGSLVDGGSVTVGLDKEKQQLAYEFQSAQKRKTEGAVH; this is translated from the coding sequence ATGCTCAATCAAGAACTCGAACTCAGTCTCAATATGGCTTTCGCCAGAGCGCGTGAGCACAGACATGAGTTTATGACCGTGGAGCACCTGTTGCTGGCATTGCTGAGCAATCCAGCCGCGCGGGAAGCGCTGGAAGCGTGTACGGTTGATCTGGTGGCATTGCGCCAGGAGCTGGAAGCGTTTATCGAACAAACCACACCAACCTTACCTGCCAGTGAAGAAGAGCGCGACACACAGCCGACGCTCAGTTTCCAACGCGTGCTACAACGCGCGGTCTTCCATGTGCAATCATCAGGGCGTAATGAAGTTTCTGGGGCCAACGTGTTGGTCGCCATCTTCAGTGAACAAGAATCCCAGGCGGCCTATCTGCTGCGTAAGCATGATGTCAGCCGTCTGGATGTAGTGAACTTTATTTCCCACGGCGCCCGTAAGGACGAACCGGGTCAGGCACCGAATGCAGAAAATCCGGTGAATGAAGAACAGGCAGGAGGGGAAGACCGTATGGAAAACTTCACCACCAATCTGAATCAACTGGCCCGCGTTGGCGGCATTGACCCGCTTATTGGTCGCGACAAAGAGCTGGAGCGTACCATTCAAGTGTTGTGCCGTCGCCGTAAGAATAACCCGCTGCTGGTGGGGGAATCTGGCGTCGGTAAAACCGCTATTGCGGAAGGCCTGGCTTGGCGTATTGTGCAGGGCGACGTTCCTGAGGTGATGTCAGAATGCACCTTATATTCATTGGATATCGGGTCGCTGTTGGCCGGTACCAAATATCGTGGTGATTTTGAAAAACGCTTCAAAGCGCTGCTGAAACAGTTGGAAAATGACAAAGATAGCATCCTGTTTATCGATGAAATTCATACTATTATCGGTGCGGGCGCTGCCTCTGGTGGGCAAGTGGATGCGGCGAACCTGATTAAACCGCTGCTTTCCAGTGGCAAAATTCGGGTTATAGGCTCCACGACTTATCAGGAATTCAGCAATATCTTTGAAAAAGACCGCGCATTGGCCCGGCGCTTCCAGAAAATTGATATTACTGAGCCAACGCCGGAAGAAACTGTACAGATTATCAACGGCTTGAAACCGAAATATGAAGCGCACCATGATGTGCGTTATACCGCGAAAGCGATACGTGCGGCGGTGGAGTTGTCAGTTAAGTATATCAATGACCGCCATCTGCCAGATAAAGCCATTGATGTGATTGATGAAGCGGGTGCCCGTAGTCGTTTGATGCCAGTGAACAAACGTAAGAAAACGGTCAATGTCTCGGATATCGAATCCGTGGTCGCCCGTATCGCCCGCATTCCGGAGAAAACAGTATCGGCCAGTGACCGTGATGTGCTGAAAAACCTGAGCGACCGCCTGAATATGCTGGTGTTCGGCCAGGATAAGGCCATTGAGGCGCTGTCCGAGGCGATTAAAATGAGCCGTGCGGGCTTGGGTCATGAGCATAAACCGGTTGGATCTTTCCTGTTTGCTGGCCCTACCGGGGTGGGTAAGACAGAAGTGACCGTGCAATTGGCCAAAGCACTGGATATCGAACTGCTGCGCTTTGATATGTCGGAATATATGGAGCGCCACACGGTTAGCCGCCTGATTGGTGCGCCTCCGGGCTATGTTGGCTATGACCAAGGTGGTCTGTTGACTGATGCGGTTATCAAACATCCTCATGCCGTTTTGTTGCTGGATGAAATTGAGAAAGCGCACCCCGATGTGTTTAACCTATTATTGCAGGTGATGGATAATGGCACGCTGACAGATAACAATGGCCGTAAAGCCGATTTCCGTAACGTTATCTTGGTGATGACCACCAATGCTGGCGTTCGCGAAACACAGCGCACCTCCATTGGCTTTAAACAGCAAGATAACAGCACTGACGCGCTGGAAGAGATCAAAAAAGTGTTTACGCCGGAATTCCGTAACCGGTTAGATAACATCATTTGGTTCAACCACTTGTCACCGGCGGTTATCCAGCAAGTGGTTGATAAATTTATCGTTGAGTTGCAGGCACAATTAGATGCTAAAGGCGTGTCACTGGAAGTCAGTGAAGAAGCACGTGATTGGTTATCTGATAAAGGCTACGACAAGGCGATGGGTGCGCGGCCAATGGCGCGAGTGATTCAGGAAAACCTGAAGAAACCACTGGCAAACGAGTTGTTGTTTGGTTCTCTGGTTGATGGTGGCTCAGTCACTGTTGGGCTGGATAAAGAAAAACAACAGTTGGCGTATGAGTTTCAGAGCGCCCAAAAACGCAAAACGGAAGGTGCAGTTCACTAA
- the infA gene encoding translation initiation factor IF-1 — translation MAKEDNIEMQGTVLDTLPNTMFRVELENGHVVTAHISGKMRKNYIRILTGDKVTVELTPYDLSKGRIVFRSR, via the coding sequence ATGGCCAAAGAAGACAATATTGAAATGCAGGGCACCGTTCTTGATACGCTGCCGAACACCATGTTCCGCGTTGAATTGGAAAACGGGCACGTGGTAACCGCTCATATCTCCGGTAAAATGCGTAAAAACTATATCCGCATCCTGACGGGTGACAAAGTCACTGTAGAGCTGACCCCGTACGACCTGAGCAAAGGCCGCATTGTCTTCCGTAGCCGTTAA
- the aat gene encoding leucyl/phenylalanyl-tRNA--protein transferase, whose amino-acid sequence MRITQLSSQSFAFPSPTLALREPNGLLALGGDLSPPRLLAAYQRGIFPWFSPGEMILWWSPDPRAVLYPEDLHISRSMRRFLRRCPYQFTLNHAFEDVISACASQRDEGTWIGDDVQQAYYQLHTLGHAHSVEVWLENELVGGLYGISVGSLFCGESMFSRADNASKSALMVFCHHFTRHGGELIDCQVLNAHTASLGAIEISRNFFLQQLSQLQFSPLPAECWLPQSLNFSSAMQ is encoded by the coding sequence ATGCGCATTACACAGTTATCATCTCAGTCATTTGCGTTCCCCTCGCCTACGCTGGCTCTGCGTGAACCAAACGGGTTACTGGCGCTAGGTGGGGATTTATCCCCACCTCGTTTGCTGGCCGCTTATCAGCGAGGGATTTTCCCTTGGTTTAGCCCCGGGGAGATGATTTTATGGTGGTCACCAGATCCCAGAGCCGTATTGTATCCAGAAGATTTGCATATCAGCCGGAGCATGCGCCGTTTTTTACGTCGTTGCCCTTATCAATTTACTCTCAACCATGCTTTTGAAGATGTCATCAGCGCCTGTGCCTCTCAACGTGATGAGGGAACCTGGATTGGCGATGACGTACAACAGGCTTATTACCAGCTACATACCCTGGGCCATGCCCATTCCGTAGAAGTTTGGTTGGAAAATGAACTGGTTGGTGGTTTGTATGGTATTTCAGTAGGCTCACTCTTTTGTGGTGAATCTATGTTTAGCCGGGCGGATAATGCCTCAAAAAGCGCTTTAATGGTTTTTTGTCATCATTTTACTCGTCATGGTGGAGAACTGATTGACTGTCAGGTCCTCAACGCTCACACTGCGTCGCTGGGTGCGATTGAGATCTCACGCAACTTTTTTTTGCAGCAGTTGAGTCAACTCCAGTTTAGTCCACTACCGGCTGAATGCTGGTTACCGCAATCGTTGAATTTTTCATCCGCGATGCAGTAA
- the cydC gene encoding heme ABC transporter ATP-binding protein/permease CydC produces MRVLLPFLALYRRHWFLICLGIVLAIITLLASIGLLTLSGWFLAGTAIAGPAGLYTFNYLLPAAGVRGAAITRTAGRYAERVVSHDATFRVLAHLRVFAFQKILPLSPAGIARFRQSELLNRLVADVDTLDHLYLRVISPLVAAIVIIAAVTFGLSYLDVNLALTLGAILLGLLLLVPLIFYRAGQPIGRDLTDLRGLYRSQLTSWLQGQAELLVFGALQRFRASLEEIELRWMARQKQQASLAGLAQALMILASGLTVTLILWLAAAGIGGDNQPGALLALFVFTSLAAFEALLPVAGAFQHLGQVIASATRVGQLMEQKPEVTFPVNGPALTSPVALEVTGLSFTYPQQPLPVLQNISLSLAAGEHIALLGRTGCGKSTLLQLLTRAWDANEGIITLNGKHLASYDEATLRQMMTVVSQRVHIFSSTLRENLLLACPTASDTQLKSVLEQVGLANLLDNSEGLNAWMGDGGRPLSGGEQRRLGIARALLHPAPLLLLDEPTEGLDAETEQQILMLLRQHCQHKSLIVVTHRLYGLEYMDRICVMDGGKIVEQGTHQSLLQNKGRYYQFHQRH; encoded by the coding sequence ATGCGCGTACTTCTCCCCTTTCTGGCGTTGTATCGCCGTCATTGGTTCTTGATTTGTCTGGGTATTGTGTTAGCAATTATCACGCTACTCGCCAGTATCGGGCTACTGACTTTATCGGGCTGGTTCTTGGCCGGCACCGCCATTGCTGGGCCTGCAGGATTATATACTTTTAACTATCTGCTACCTGCGGCAGGTGTCCGAGGTGCGGCGATTACCCGAACCGCGGGCCGCTACGCCGAGCGAGTCGTCAGTCATGACGCAACATTTCGAGTATTGGCGCATCTGCGCGTTTTTGCGTTCCAGAAAATCTTGCCACTCTCCCCTGCGGGTATTGCCCGTTTTCGCCAAAGCGAGTTGCTGAACCGCCTAGTTGCCGATGTTGACACACTCGACCATCTCTATCTGCGGGTAATATCACCGTTGGTGGCTGCCATTGTTATTATTGCGGCAGTGACTTTTGGCCTGAGCTATCTGGATGTCAATTTAGCGTTGACGTTGGGGGCCATCCTACTCGGGTTGTTATTGCTCGTACCGCTGATTTTCTACCGTGCTGGTCAGCCTATTGGCCGCGATTTGACCGATTTACGCGGTCTGTACCGTTCACAGTTGACCTCATGGTTACAAGGCCAGGCCGAGTTGCTGGTATTTGGTGCATTACAACGTTTCCGAGCTTCACTGGAAGAGATTGAACTGCGCTGGATGGCTCGCCAAAAACAGCAAGCTTCTCTGGCAGGTTTGGCGCAAGCGCTAATGATTCTCGCTTCGGGTCTGACGGTAACATTGATTTTATGGCTAGCCGCCGCAGGGATTGGTGGCGATAATCAGCCTGGCGCGTTACTGGCCCTATTTGTTTTCACCTCGTTAGCGGCATTTGAAGCCCTATTACCGGTAGCGGGCGCTTTCCAGCACTTAGGGCAGGTTATTGCGTCTGCAACCCGAGTTGGGCAATTGATGGAACAAAAGCCCGAAGTGACATTCCCCGTTAACGGTCCGGCATTAACTTCACCAGTGGCGCTAGAAGTGACAGGGCTGAGTTTTACTTATCCGCAGCAGCCATTACCTGTTTTGCAGAATATATCGCTGTCACTGGCCGCAGGGGAGCATATCGCGCTATTAGGCCGTACCGGTTGCGGAAAATCCACATTATTGCAGTTATTAACCCGAGCTTGGGATGCCAATGAGGGCATAATCACGCTGAATGGGAAACATTTAGCTAGCTATGATGAAGCTACTCTGCGCCAAATGATGACCGTGGTCAGCCAACGGGTGCACATTTTTAGCAGTACATTACGAGAAAACCTGTTACTCGCCTGCCCTACAGCATCAGATACACAACTAAAATCTGTCTTGGAACAAGTCGGTTTAGCCAATTTACTGGATAACAGCGAAGGGCTGAATGCCTGGATGGGGGACGGTGGCCGTCCATTATCTGGCGGTGAACAACGCCGTTTAGGCATTGCTCGCGCGTTACTGCATCCAGCGCCACTGCTCCTTCTAGATGAACCGACAGAAGGGTTAGATGCAGAAACCGAACAGCAAATCCTGATGTTATTGCGTCAACATTGTCAGCATAAGAGCCTGATTGTTGTCACGCACCGCTTGTATGGGCTGGAATATATGGATCGGATCTGCGTAATGGATGGCGGGAAAATAGTTGAGCAAGGCACTCACCAAAGCTTGTTACAAAACAAGGGGCGCTACTACCAATTCCATCAACGGCATTAA
- the cydD gene encoding heme ABC transporter permease/ATP-binding protein CydD encodes MNKTRQYELIRWLKQQSAPAQRWLRLSMLLGLLSGLLIIAQAWLLATLLQSLIIDKIPRAALMTDFGLLAGTFAVRAVISWLRERVGFICGMKVRQQIRKMVLDRLEQLGPAWVKGKPAGSWATIILEQIEDMQDYYSRYLPQMYLAVFIPVLILIAVFPINWAAGLILFVTAPLIPLFMALVGMGAADANRRNFVALARLSGNFLDRLRGLDTLRLFNRAKAETDQIRESSEDFRRRTMEVLRMAFLSSAVLEFFAAISIAVVAVYFGFSYLGELNFGSYGLGVTLFAGFLVLILAPEFFQPLRDLGTFYHAKAQAVGAAESLVTFLSSESEAIGQGDKILDGAGAIKLEANELEILSPTGIRLAGPLTFSLSAGKRVAIVGLSGAGKSSLLNLLLGFLPYRGSLKVNNMELRELDPQTWRKQLSWVGQNPTLPEQTLGANIVLSQPDADNRQLQLAIKRAYIDEFLTDLPQGLDTEVGDHSARLSVGQAQRIAVARALLNPCRLLLLDEPTASLDAHSEQLVMKALEEASRKQTTLLVTHQLEDTLGYDQVWVMDNGLLIQQGDYSSLSQSAGSFANLLSHRSEEL; translated from the coding sequence ATGAATAAAACAAGACAGTATGAGTTGATTCGTTGGCTGAAACAACAAAGCGCCCCCGCGCAACGTTGGCTCCGCCTGTCCATGTTACTTGGCCTCCTCAGTGGGTTATTGATTATCGCTCAAGCTTGGCTGTTGGCGACCTTGCTGCAATCTTTGATTATTGACAAAATCCCCCGCGCGGCATTGATGACTGATTTTGGATTACTGGCGGGGACTTTCGCCGTCCGGGCGGTGATCAGCTGGTTACGTGAGCGGGTGGGCTTCATCTGTGGTATGAAAGTGCGCCAGCAGATTCGCAAAATGGTGCTAGACCGGCTAGAACAACTTGGTCCTGCCTGGGTAAAAGGCAAACCTGCGGGAAGTTGGGCGACAATTATTCTGGAACAAATTGAAGATATGCAGGATTACTATTCTCGCTATCTGCCGCAGATGTATTTAGCTGTCTTTATTCCCGTGCTGATCCTCATTGCGGTCTTCCCTATCAACTGGGCCGCAGGCTTAATCTTATTTGTTACCGCACCACTGATTCCCTTGTTCATGGCGCTGGTCGGGATGGGTGCTGCTGATGCCAACCGGCGCAACTTTGTGGCACTGGCTCGTTTAAGTGGTAACTTCCTCGACCGCCTGCGTGGTTTGGATACTTTGCGGCTATTTAACCGCGCCAAAGCAGAAACGGATCAAATTCGCGAATCCTCAGAGGATTTCCGCCGGCGTACCATGGAGGTGCTGCGAATGGCCTTCCTCTCCTCCGCGGTATTGGAGTTTTTCGCCGCTATATCCATTGCCGTTGTGGCCGTCTACTTTGGTTTTTCCTACTTAGGGGAGTTGAATTTCGGCAGTTATGGCCTTGGCGTCACACTGTTTGCTGGTTTTCTGGTTTTGATTCTGGCACCAGAATTCTTCCAGCCACTGCGAGATTTAGGAACGTTTTACCATGCCAAAGCACAAGCTGTGGGTGCCGCTGAGTCCTTAGTGACATTTTTAAGCAGTGAAAGTGAAGCAATTGGCCAAGGCGATAAAATACTGGACGGCGCAGGTGCTATCAAACTAGAAGCCAACGAGCTGGAAATTTTATCCCCTACGGGTATTCGTTTAGCCGGGCCACTGACGTTCTCCCTATCGGCAGGCAAAAGAGTCGCCATCGTCGGCCTAAGTGGTGCTGGCAAAAGCTCATTACTTAACTTGCTGCTCGGTTTTTTACCTTACCGTGGCTCATTAAAAGTCAATAACATGGAATTGCGGGAATTGGATCCGCAAACTTGGCGTAAACAGTTAAGTTGGGTTGGCCAAAATCCGACCTTACCAGAGCAAACGCTGGGGGCCAACATAGTGTTAAGCCAACCCGATGCTGATAACCGCCAGCTACAACTGGCGATTAAGCGCGCCTATATTGATGAATTCCTTACTGACTTGCCGCAAGGGCTGGATACTGAAGTCGGTGACCATTCGGCGCGCCTTTCTGTTGGGCAAGCCCAGCGGATTGCGGTTGCCAGAGCATTGCTGAATCCGTGTCGGCTCTTACTGCTAGACGAACCCACTGCCAGTTTGGATGCCCATAGCGAACAGTTGGTAATGAAAGCGCTAGAAGAAGCCTCCCGTAAGCAGACCACATTACTGGTTACTCATCAGTTGGAAGATACTCTGGGGTATGACCAAGTCTGGGTCATGGATAATGGCCTATTAATTCAGCAAGGTGATTACTCCAGTTTAAGTCAATCTGCGGGTTCATTTGCCAATCTGCTGTCTCACCGCAGTGAGGAGCTTTAA
- the trxB gene encoding thioredoxin-disulfide reductase, translating into MSTAKHSKLIILGSGPAGYTAAVYAARANLNPVLITGMEKGGQLTTTTDVENWPGDPEGLTGPALMERMQAHAEKFQTEILFDHINKVDLQNRPFRLFGDGAEYTCDALIIATGASARYLGMESEEAFKGKGVSACATCDGFFYRNQKVAVVGGGNTAVEEALYLANIAAEVHLIHRRDSFRSEKILIDRLMEKVKNGNIVLHTDRTLDEVLGDEMGVTGVRLKSTQSNETEELAVAGVFIAIGHSPNTAIFGGQLALENGYIKVQSGLQGNATQTSIPGVFAAGDVMDHIYRQAITSAGTGCMAALDAERYLDGLANDK; encoded by the coding sequence ATGAGCACGGCTAAACATAGCAAATTGATTATTTTAGGGTCTGGCCCTGCAGGTTACACCGCAGCCGTTTATGCGGCACGCGCCAACCTGAACCCTGTATTGATTACCGGAATGGAAAAAGGCGGTCAATTGACCACCACCACCGATGTCGAAAACTGGCCAGGTGACCCGGAAGGTCTGACCGGCCCGGCATTAATGGAACGGATGCAGGCACATGCAGAAAAATTCCAAACCGAAATTCTGTTCGACCACATCAACAAAGTTGACTTACAAAATCGCCCATTCCGCTTATTTGGTGATGGCGCGGAATACACCTGTGATGCATTGATTATTGCGACTGGCGCATCTGCCCGCTATCTCGGCATGGAATCGGAGGAAGCCTTCAAGGGTAAAGGGGTTTCAGCCTGCGCTACCTGCGATGGTTTCTTCTATCGCAACCAGAAAGTTGCCGTGGTCGGTGGTGGTAATACTGCGGTTGAAGAAGCGCTGTACTTGGCGAATATTGCCGCTGAAGTTCATCTGATTCACCGCCGTGATAGCTTCCGTTCAGAAAAAATCCTGATTGACCGCCTGATGGAAAAAGTGAAAAACGGCAATATTGTCCTGCACACTGACCGCACATTAGATGAAGTGCTGGGTGACGAGATGGGGGTAACAGGGGTGCGCCTGAAGTCCACCCAAAGCAACGAAACCGAAGAATTAGCCGTCGCGGGTGTATTCATTGCGATTGGTCATAGCCCCAACACTGCTATTTTTGGCGGCCAGTTGGCGTTGGAAAATGGCTATATCAAAGTGCAATCGGGCCTTCAGGGTAATGCGACGCAAACATCCATTCCGGGTGTATTCGCAGCAGGCGATGTTATGGATCATATCTACCGCCAGGCGATTACCTCGGCCGGCACAGGCTGTATGGCCGCACTGGATGCCGAACGCTATCTGGATGGATTAGCTAACGATAAATAA
- the lrp gene encoding leucine-responsive transcriptional regulator Lrp, with protein MIDNKKRPGKELDRIDRNILNELQKDGRISNVELSKRVGLSPTPCLERVRRLERQGFIHGYTALLNPQYLDASLLVIVEITLNRGAPDVFEQFNAAVKNLEEIQECHLVSGDFDYLLKTRVPDMSAYRTLLGETLLRLPGVNDTRTYVVMEEVKQSNRLVIKTR; from the coding sequence ATGATAGATAATAAAAAACGCCCGGGGAAAGAGCTTGATCGTATAGATCGTAACATCCTCAATGAATTGCAGAAGGATGGGCGCATCTCTAACGTTGAGCTTTCAAAACGAGTAGGGTTGTCACCAACACCATGTCTGGAACGGGTTCGCCGCTTAGAGCGTCAGGGCTTCATTCATGGTTATACCGCACTGCTTAATCCACAGTATTTGGATGCATCACTGCTGGTTATCGTTGAGATTACTCTGAATCGTGGCGCTCCGGATGTATTCGAGCAATTTAATGCCGCTGTAAAAAATCTTGAGGAAATTCAAGAGTGTCACTTGGTTTCTGGCGATTTCGACTATTTGTTGAAAACCCGTGTGCCTGACATGTCTGCTTATCGTACATTACTCGGTGAGACCTTGCTTCGCCTGCCGGGCGTTAACGACACCCGTACCTATGTGGTCATGGAAGAAGTGAAGCAGAGTAACCGCCTGGTGATTAAAACGCGGTAA